The Parashewanella tropica genome window below encodes:
- a CDS encoding ankyrin repeat domain-containing protein, whose product MLAVDVSLRFQVRGTYRATDRVVFKSSPQKLYQVTETGKAVTFSTVLCFHQNDTYSSFKSRHTFVAFSDSYKADIKKLKKLVEKFFIQKEQKSKLQKIETFEYHLFEKSDSCKVIDQSVPDYRCCLYGEARLEFHRVVHFVEGSPLPFAMQIDLIDDMIDGLDTCTGGVQSRISEAYRKLHFSYLGANGVLKNLCSEMVKVEAQRYFTEQNRGSSYRSLGREYESHIVHHLIRSVDPMFAIEAAADDSGIGYRRKYPEHYYSHFARQVGALLTASHIMSTICERYFENLTGHLQRHRMISATNSVVDFTQIKGELLQDINLLVLEPFNSFLLDKIKLSDLLNYDGSSSGVDVRSLNLHWLGILQRQYRAHFAPMATSVCTLTASPHNRKQQQTVKPTFNVKQAWGNFFWVQHKGTQTGLNVYQILHLARRETNRNILTGYLNALEVNSLEEAKQCLSIVIFPESRTIHQLLHNHPLVQFRVFNFFNTVLEDEFIELQQQLAKNRSSKKASVDYDKLTPLRYLSKVEFQTLKSMSNNRLQLCIVVEQARRGILITSEQAMHICRLGKLELILRDNSRLAADGVNQVFSFLLKESDTFAIQILLSFIHSQNPSLDAKAETNCCPERLLLRVVTLNSFKLTAHVLKLLPPEALERELQIAPENGSILHQCIHSNHLNAFKALIACESINLNQMTAKGTALQMALSHTQYQPFLLQLLQQGRLRLFLPLQVEQKCNFELAQNEQLKILTTELTQRLKRAREALRFLPERPKTTIYQQEQQAENDWEQSWEKVESCGEINVMYELIHLSFNCHSIADVVNKIKEHPALNWQSAHVYFKNLAWCIKCSGWIANPKGNDEQTRSYIRLLPNIPKPLLACWLEFAKQLNVDSLTAAIIIHSFNENLTEHVTHQELNWLCQHPELIPLECFDRDYPQKQQHQLLLTAIKTGNVQLVEQRLVHLNENLPLAQSLPFIPLIEAVKAKQPQVAIKIIEHAPEQVSLFCSLIGGNAFQLAAYMSDSPEVIKAMLPYCKINELAPCAYSALDFALERGHINNVQQLLTHQHIDLFRQADNHLFIYKQLQGKVSDERLNHAIVHTSGHDPSREAPMDVKSELAPYRFKWLALTPDVSHTLHQFNQLLSKCDADALVDVENTFTTGFNFKNKELKRGMIRILQAHLAVRLNRKPTHRQSHERSTTRGRSQL is encoded by the coding sequence ATGCTAGCAGTTGACGTTTCACTTCGTTTTCAAGTACGTGGCACTTACCGAGCCACCGATAGGGTCGTGTTTAAAAGCAGTCCGCAAAAGCTGTATCAAGTCACTGAAACAGGCAAAGCAGTTACGTTTTCAACGGTATTGTGTTTTCATCAAAATGATACTTACTCTTCATTTAAATCACGACATACGTTTGTCGCTTTTTCAGATTCTTACAAAGCCGATATAAAAAAACTAAAAAAATTAGTTGAGAAATTTTTCATTCAAAAAGAGCAAAAATCAAAACTCCAAAAAATCGAAACCTTCGAATATCACTTATTCGAAAAAAGTGATAGCTGTAAGGTTATTGATCAAAGTGTCCCCGATTATCGGTGCTGCCTATATGGTGAAGCAAGATTGGAGTTTCACCGAGTGGTTCATTTCGTAGAAGGTTCACCACTACCGTTCGCCATGCAAATCGATTTAATCGATGACATGATCGATGGGCTCGACACCTGTACCGGTGGAGTACAATCTCGAATTTCTGAAGCATACCGTAAACTTCACTTTTCCTATTTAGGTGCCAACGGCGTGTTAAAAAACCTGTGTTCTGAAATGGTCAAGGTTGAAGCACAGCGGTATTTTACGGAACAAAACCGAGGATCATCATACCGTTCCCTCGGAAGAGAATATGAATCACATATTGTGCATCACCTCATCAGAAGTGTAGATCCGATGTTTGCCATTGAAGCCGCTGCTGATGACAGTGGTATCGGTTATCGAAGAAAATACCCTGAGCACTATTATTCTCATTTTGCTCGACAAGTTGGAGCTTTGCTTACCGCTTCACATATCATGAGTACGATTTGTGAACGCTATTTTGAAAATCTAACTGGTCACTTGCAAAGGCATCGAATGATTTCTGCGACCAATTCAGTGGTGGACTTTACTCAAATTAAAGGAGAGTTATTACAAGACATCAATTTATTAGTGTTAGAGCCATTCAACTCCTTTTTACTTGATAAAATAAAACTGTCCGATTTACTTAATTACGATGGTTCTTCAAGTGGAGTAGACGTTCGTTCACTCAACCTCCATTGGTTAGGGATCCTTCAACGGCAATATCGAGCGCATTTTGCTCCAATGGCAACAAGTGTATGTACATTGACGGCATCGCCACATAACAGAAAACAACAGCAGACGGTAAAACCTACCTTTAACGTTAAACAAGCTTGGGGTAATTTCTTTTGGGTACAACATAAAGGTACACAAACAGGACTCAATGTTTATCAAATTCTTCATTTGGCAAGACGTGAAACCAACAGAAACATTCTTACTGGCTACTTAAATGCACTAGAAGTTAACTCATTAGAAGAAGCTAAGCAGTGCCTGAGTATTGTCATTTTTCCTGAATCACGGACAATTCATCAGCTGCTCCATAATCATCCCTTAGTACAATTTCGCGTCTTTAATTTTTTCAATACCGTCTTGGAAGATGAGTTTATTGAGCTTCAACAGCAGCTAGCGAAAAACAGGTCTTCTAAAAAAGCCAGCGTAGATTATGACAAATTAACGCCTTTACGCTATCTATCCAAGGTTGAATTTCAAACATTAAAATCGATGTCAAACAATCGGTTACAACTTTGCATTGTCGTTGAGCAAGCGAGGAGAGGCATCCTCATTACCTCCGAGCAAGCTATGCATATATGTAGGTTAGGTAAGCTAGAACTTATATTGAGAGATAACAGTAGACTTGCCGCCGATGGCGTAAACCAAGTATTCAGCTTTCTACTCAAAGAAAGTGATACGTTTGCTATCCAGATCTTGTTGTCCTTTATTCATTCGCAAAACCCATCGTTAGATGCCAAAGCAGAGACCAATTGTTGCCCTGAACGGTTACTACTGCGGGTTGTTACGCTAAATAGCTTCAAACTCACAGCCCATGTACTCAAACTTTTACCACCTGAAGCCCTCGAACGAGAACTTCAAATTGCTCCCGAAAATGGCTCAATACTGCATCAATGTATACACTCAAACCACCTCAACGCATTTAAGGCTCTGATTGCCTGTGAGTCGATCAATCTAAACCAAATGACCGCCAAAGGCACCGCTCTGCAAATGGCCTTGAGCCACACACAGTACCAACCATTTTTATTACAACTATTGCAACAAGGGCGGCTGCGCTTGTTTCTTCCATTACAAGTTGAGCAAAAATGCAATTTTGAACTAGCTCAAAACGAACAACTGAAAATTTTAACAACAGAGTTAACACAGCGCTTAAAACGAGCTAGAGAGGCATTGCGTTTCTTGCCTGAACGACCCAAGACAACGATTTATCAACAAGAACAGCAAGCCGAAAATGATTGGGAACAGAGCTGGGAAAAAGTAGAGAGCTGTGGCGAAATCAATGTTATGTATGAGCTTATCCATCTCTCATTTAACTGTCATTCAATTGCAGACGTCGTCAATAAGATAAAGGAGCACCCCGCTCTTAACTGGCAATCAGCCCATGTATATTTTAAAAATTTAGCTTGGTGTATTAAGTGCTCAGGTTGGATAGCAAACCCCAAAGGCAACGATGAACAAACTCGTAGTTATATACGCTTGTTACCCAATATTCCAAAGCCCTTACTTGCCTGCTGGCTAGAGTTTGCCAAACAATTGAATGTCGACAGTCTAACCGCTGCCATCATTATCCATTCTTTCAATGAAAATCTAACTGAACATGTAACCCATCAGGAATTAAATTGGCTTTGTCAACACCCTGAGTTAATTCCACTTGAATGCTTTGACAGGGACTACCCTCAAAAACAACAGCATCAACTGCTTCTCACAGCCATCAAAACTGGGAATGTCCAATTGGTCGAACAAAGGCTAGTCCATCTGAATGAGAATCTCCCTCTTGCCCAGTCGCTTCCATTTATTCCTCTAATCGAAGCCGTTAAGGCCAAGCAACCTCAGGTTGCAATAAAAATTATCGAGCATGCTCCTGAGCAAGTGTCGCTTTTCTGCTCTCTTATAGGTGGCAATGCCTTCCAGTTAGCCGCCTATATGAGTGATTCGCCCGAGGTCATAAAGGCTATGCTGCCTTATTGTAAAATCAATGAGCTCGCTCCCTGTGCATATTCAGCCTTGGATTTTGCATTAGAAAGAGGACACATAAACAATGTCCAACAATTACTGACTCATCAACATATCGACTTATTCCGACAAGCAGACAATCACCTGTTCATTTATAAACAGCTTCAAGGTAAAGTTTCAGATGAACGACTCAATCATGCCATTGTGCATACCAGTGGCCACGATCCCTCCAGAGAAGCGCCTATGGATGTCAAGTCAGAGCTGGCTCCTTATAGATTTAAATGGCTGGCTCTTACGCCTGATGTCAGTCACACACTTCACCAATTTAATCAATTACTCTCAAAATGTGATGCCGACGCCCTAGTTGATGTAGAAAACACCTTTACAACAGGTTTCAATTTTAAAAACAAAGAATTAAAGCGTGGGATGATTCGAATTTTGCAAGCCCATTTAGCTGTACGGCTCAATAGAAAACCAACTCATAGGCAAAGCCATGAACGGTCAACAACAAGGGGGCGTTCTCAACTATAA